A portion of the Stigmatopora argus isolate UIUO_Sarg chromosome 15, RoL_Sarg_1.0, whole genome shotgun sequence genome contains these proteins:
- the kif26ab gene encoding kinesin-like protein KIF26A isoform X2 gives MDWKELAAQKLNLSSKRKKQQPSLFHPQEPSIYPTNFSGILQASPPPAPPCLLRAVSKVKENPGIGKVKVMMRICPSLEATDSSESQSFLKVDGRKKQVTLYDPASSPPHSSSAHRRSATVAVPKIFAFDAVFTQDASQAEVCSGTVAEVVQSVANGADGCIFCFGQAKLGKTYTMIGKDISTQTIGVVPCAISWLFKLINERKEKTGARFSVRVSAVEIFGKEEELKDLLSEVSTGSQQDGQSPGIHLREDPICGTQLQNQSELHAPTAEKAAFFLDAAISARSTSQPNAEKEDRRNSHMLFTLHVYQYRMEKSAKGGMSGGRSRLHLIDLGSCEKMLGKSREVGGGACLSLNALGNVIMALANGAKHVPYRDSKLTMLLQESLGNINCRTTMIAHISDSPVNYADSLNTIQLASRVHRMRKKKSKYASSSSGGESSCEEGRIRRPPHLRPFHPRTVALDPDLPSLLSDPDYSSSSEQSCDTVIYVGPGGTAISDRELSDNEGPPAFVPIIPSLNRKRTTKEGPFDRDQFFKCNTFAELQERLECIDGSEEPTAFVGEGKRNQANPKLDKPKESESSVSPKTVASMTCNQDGISPKQSPKSVAVQPFSSPGYKSKADISEKQDIPEIEQLECVPNVCRTSADGERILVPENTVDVDKLPIAAAPHPEPVVREKIYFNKKASRKENSEKAQRSNTRMPPVGMSHQAVKRKDPCTSPNLRAPMEVCQVSSILQERCFDRDILRATVTLQQPVELNGEDELVFTVVEELSIGSIIDKGRPSSIVSFNSDCSLQAIASGSRPVSIISSINDEFDAYTSSVERGLNIELVTQLQEGTVECVHSRGSSVSSWLSEVSVCTLESEGTQSSDVFLPPEKDIGPESTFHFDSLEMVHSVTSTRDTKNSLNDSGFSFSEQDSDSTASSKLSLTKCPPSPDSTKASLRLPSKITKAHSLSSTLSQCPSMVHSSLPRKVKPTSSIPSSRDGSNNRDIPRQETKQENTWQRTDLSQAQAIVSTNRFVRTPQSGISSSKASNNCNSVPRPSKLHGATSSQRVVDGCEKTACKKSDPPSRMPQLRRGATTLGTVPVIHSSADYKGTQDVAPATGLKFSSLGKSNKANSQKASNLPRPGCISPPLPPIRKSSLDQKTKILLPQSALKLAYGEAGRNSGARVVVSEDELEVRHRLDSISTKTSSRRVDHSNVKVTSSLKARGTRVEVGHHYGSQMSLERSDSLPLSSPQPMLSRENSGASLGSSSSKGGKSIPRFGIPNSSSSPIATCPSSPCGGTISKLGQVKSAGNPRALGALNSSKARSLSANNSKGLSSSTKSLASAVTRSTNANLPPSGRMPGPRTTAAAVSSKTGRGTIMGTKQAVRAANSRVSELATSGISGKHVSVSADSDSGNDSGVNVGDDKSSIAMLASPYSKITAPRRPQRYSSGHGSDNSSVLSGEMPPAMGRTALFYHSGGSSGYESMIRDSEATGSASSAHDSMSESGISSSGRLRTSKYPKKRATGFQRRRLIPAPLPDTASLGKKVGTAGQWVDLPPTLKEPFEIKVYEIDDVERLHRGRPEQTDEQSFHDVDKGLLYFNNKLKILERRQQQVRELKVKHDVLMEELEETKARLMMDPRKWTGEFDLDPSLDKESPEYLDVLERVTEELEFCVNLCKSRVMMVTCFDISTQAGAAHDEPREVEV, from the exons GCAGAAGTGTGCTCAGGTACAGTTGCAGAGGTCGTTCAGTCAGTAGCGAATGGTGCAGATGGGTGCATCTTCTGCTTTGGACAAGCAAAGCTTG GCAAGACATACACTATGATTGGCAAAGACATCTCGACTCAGACCATAGGTGTTGTACCCTGTGCCATCTCCTGGCTCTTCAAGCTCATCAATGAACGCAAGGAGAAGACCGGCGCACGCTTCTCCGTGCGGGTATCTGCGGTAGAAATCTTCGGGAAAGAAGAGGAGCTGAAGGACCTGCTGTCTGAGGTTTCGACAGGGAGCCAGCAGGATGGCCAATCCCCAGGCATCCATCTCAGAGAGGATCCTATTTGTGGCACACAA CTTCAGAATCAGAGCGAGCTTCATGCCCCAACAGCTGAGAAGGCGGCTTTCTTCCTGGATGCTGCCATATCGGCCCGCAGCACAAGCCAGCCCAATGCAGAGAAGGAGGACCGCCGCAACTCCCACATGCTTTTCACGCTGCACGTCTACCAGTACCGCATGGAGAAGAGTGCAAAGGGAGGAA TGTCAGGTGGACGTAGCAGGCTGCACCTCATTGACCTGGGGAGCTGTGAAAAGATGCTTGGTAAAAGTCGAGAAGTTGGAGGTGGTGCGTGTCTTTCTCTGAATGCATTGGGAAACGTCATCATGGCTTTGGCAAATGGAGCAAAACATGTACCTTACAG AGACAGCAAACTGACTATGTTGCTGCAAGAGTCCCTTGGCAACATCAACTGTCGAACCACCATGATTGCCCACATCTCTGATTCGCCGGTTAACTACGCCGACTCGCTCAACACGATCCAACTAGCATCGCGCGTTCACCGTATGAGGAAAAAGAAATCGAAG TATGCATCCAGTTCATCTGGAGGGGAAAGTTCCTGTGAGGAAGGGAGGATTCGTCGACCACCTCACCTCAGACCTTTCCATCCTCGTACTGTAGCCTTGGACCCAGATCTACCCTCTCTCCTCAGTGACCCAGACTACTCCTCCAGTAGTGAACAGTCAtgcgatacagtcatttatgtGGGCCCTGGCGGAACTGCAATCTCAGACAGAGAGCTCAGTGACAATGAAGGCCCACCTGCCTTTGTTCCCATCATCCCTTCCTTAAACAGGAAGAGGACAACAAAGGAGGGTCCTTTTGACAGAGATCAATTCTTTAAATGCAACACATTTGCTGAGCTGCAAGAGCGGCTGGAATGTATTGATGGTAGTGAAGAACCTACAGCATTTGTTGGCGAGGGCAAGCGAAACCAAGCAAACCCCAAGCTGGACAAACCTAAGGAGAGCGAAAGCTCTGTTTCACCAAAGACTGTTGCAAGTATGACTTGTAACCAGGATGGCATTTCACCCAAACAATCCCCTAAATCAGTTGCTGTACAACCTTTTTCCAGTCCCGGCTATAAATCTAAAGCAGACATTTCAGAAAAGCAAGACATACCAGAAATTGAACAACTAGAATGTGTTCCAAATGTATGCAGAACCAGTGCTGATGGTGAAAGGATCTTGGTTCCAGAAAACACTGTTGATGTTGATAAATTACCAATTGCGGCAGCACCTCATCCTGAGCCTGTTGTAAGGGAGAAGATATACTTCAACAAGAAAGCCTCTCGCAAGGAGAATTCAGAAAAGGCACAACGATCTAACACTAGAATGCCCCCGGTAGGCATGAGCCACCAGGCTGTGAAAAGGAAGGATCCTTGTACTTCCCCAAACCTCCGGGCTCCAATGGAGGTTTGCCAGGTGAGCTCCATCTTACAGGAAAGGTGTTTTGATCGGGACATTTTGAGAGCTACTGTCACCTTGCAGCAACCTGTGGAGCTGAACGGAGAAGACGAACTGGTGTTCACTGTAGTAGAGGAGCTGTCTATAGGCAGTATAATTGATAAGGGCCGGCCATCCAGCATTGTCAGCTTTAACAGTGACTGTTCTTTGCAAGCCATTGCCTCTGGCTCCAGACCTGTCAGCATTATCAGCAGCATCAATGATGAATTTGATGCCTACACCTCATCTGTTGAGAGAGGTCTAAACATCGAATTGGTCACACAGCTACAAGAAGGAACAGTGGAGTGTGTACATAGTAGAGGTTCTTCTGTCAGCTCTTGGCTTAGTGAAGTTAGTGTCTGCACCCTGGAGAGCGAAGGAACTCAATCTTCTGATGTATTTCTTCCACCGGAAAAGGACATTGGACCAGAATCCACCTTTCATTTTGATTCCCTTGAAATGGTACATAGCGTGACATCGACAAGAGATACCAAGAATTCGCTGAACGACAGTGGATTTAGCTTTTCTGAACAGGACAGTGACAGTACTGCTTCAAGCAAACTGTCCTTGACAAAGTGCCCGCCATCTCCAGATTCAACCAAAGCATCCCTGAGATTACCTTCTAAAATAACTAAGGCTCATTCACTTAGCTCCACGCTTTCACAGTGTCCTTCCATGGTTCATTCTAGTCTTCCACGGAAGGTGAAACCTACCTCATCCATCCCCAGTAGTAGAGATGGCAGCAACAACAGAGATATACCGAGGCAAGAGACGAAACAGGAGAATACATGGCAGCGCACAGACCTTTCACAAGCGCAAGCGATTGTCTCGACCAATAGGTTTGTCAGAACACCTCAAAGTGGAATCTCTTCAAGCAAAGCATCCAACAACTGTAACAGTGTACCTCGGCCTTCCAAGCTACATGGGGCTACCTCTTCCCAAAGGGTGGTTGATGGGTGTGAAAAGACTGCCTGTAAAAAATCGGATCCTCCCAGCCGAATGCCTCAGTTAAGAAGAGGTGCCACCACCTTAGGAACAGTGCCCGTCATCCATTCTTCTGCAGACTACAAGGGGACACAAGATGTTGCACCAGCAACAGGCCTTAAGTTCTCCTCTCTAGGGAAAAGCAACAAAGCTAACTCACAGAAAGCAAGCAATCTGCCTAGACCTGGTTGTATATCACCTCCTCTTCCACCAATAAGAAAGTCCAGTCTTGACCAAAAGACCAAGATCCTTCTACCCCAAAGTGCCTTAAAGTTAGCATACGGGGAAGCCGGAAGGAACTCTGGAGCAAGAGTAGTGGTATCTGAAGATGAACTTGAGGTTCGCCACAGATTAGACTCCATTAGTACAAAAACCTCCAGCCGGAGAGTTGACCATAGCAATGTCAAAGTTACATCAAGTTTGAAGGCCAGGGGGACAAGAGTTGAAGTTGGACATCACTATGGCAGCCAGATGTCATTGGAAAGGTCAGATAGCTTGCCGCTGTCCAGCCCCCAACCCATGCTGAGTCGGGAAAATAGTGGAGCAAGTCTAGGGAGCAGCAGTAGCAAGGGTGGAAAATCTATTCCTAGATTTGGTATTCCTAATTCATCAAGTTCCCCTATTGCTACCTGCCCGTCATCGCCATGTGGTGGAACTATAAGCAAATTAGGCCAAGTCAAATCGGCAGGAAACCCTCGTGCATTAGGAGCACTCAATAGCAGTAAGGCCCGCTCACTGTCCGCCAACAATTCCAAAGGCCTAAGTTCATCCACTAAATCGTTGGCTAGTGCTGTGACTAGAAGCACCAATGCCAACCTTCCTCCATCAGGCAGAATGCCAGGTCCCCggactactgctgctgctgtcaGTAGCAAGACCGGGAGAGGCACTATCATGGGTACAAAGCAGGCAGTACGAGCCGCCAACAGCCGTGTGAGCGAACTGGCAACAAGTGGCATATCAGGCAAGCATGTGTCAGTTTCCGCGGACTCGGACAGTGGCAACGACAGTGGCGTGAATGTTGGTGATGACAAATCATCAATAGCTATGCTAGCCTCCCCATACAGCAAAATTACTGCACCCAGACGGCCCCAGCGCTACAGCAGTGGTCATGGCAGTGACAATAGTAGTGTCTTGAGTGGGGAAATGCCTCCAGCCATGGGTCGCACAGCTCTCTTCTATCACAGTGGTGGCAGTAGCGGATATGAGAGTATGATCCGTGACAGTGAAGCCACGGGGAGTGCTTCCTCTGCACATGACTCAATGAGTGAGAGCGGAATATCATCTTCAGGCCGACTAAGGACCTCCAAATATCCTAAAAAGAGAGCAACTG GTTTCCAGAGAAGACGCCTAATTCCAGCTCCCTTGCCCGATACAGCTTCTTTGGGGAAGAAAGTTGGCACAGCAGGCCAATGGGTTGACTTGCCCCCAACACTGAAAGAGCCTTTTGAAATCAAGGTCTACGAGATCGACGATGTGGAACGCCTTCACAGAGGACGACCGGAACAAACTGATGAG CAATCGTTTCATGATGTTGACAAG GGACTGTTGTATTTTAACAATAAGTTGAAGATTTTGGAGAGAAGGCAACAACAAGTAAGAGAATTGAAAGTAAAGCATGATGTCTTGATGGAGGAGCTAGAGGAAACTAAGGCCCGACTGATGATGGATCCTAGAAAATGGACAGGAGAAT TTGACTTGGACCCAAGTTTGGATAAGGAGTCGCCAGAGTACCTAGATGTCTTGGAGAGGGTCACAGAGGAGCTGGAGTTTTGTGTGAACTTGTGCAAGTCGCGTGTCATGATGGTGACCTGTTTCGACATTAGCACGCAAGCGGGCGCTGCTCATGACGAACCGCGGGAAGTTGAAGTCTGA